One window of Nostoc sp. C052 genomic DNA carries:
- a CDS encoding DMT family transporter gives MSLHQNSGQWRLGLALSLLTVLLWGILPIALTVTLQVLDVYTVIWFRFLISFFLLAMYLGIRGKLPKLEQLRSASGKLLAIATLFLGINYFLFMQGLALTSPANAEVLIQLSSLLLGFGGLVIFKERYRLYQWIGVSVMICGYLLFFREQLTNLITAHGTYILGSFLIALGSVAWAIYALAQKQLLQSLSSPSIMLIIYGGCALLFTPLARVKSLFILDGFHLEMLFFCALNTLIAYGAFAESLEHWEASRVSAVIALAPIVTLISVVVVSVIAPSLIAPEHFTFIAILGAGLVVTGSVAIALGKAD, from the coding sequence ATGTCACTACATCAAAATTCTGGTCAGTGGCGCTTAGGGCTAGCATTATCGCTATTGACGGTCTTATTGTGGGGAATTTTACCTATTGCTCTGACGGTAACTCTACAAGTACTTGATGTCTATACCGTTATTTGGTTTCGCTTTTTGATATCATTTTTTCTGCTTGCCATGTATTTAGGAATACGCGGTAAATTACCAAAGTTAGAACAATTACGTTCTGCTTCTGGGAAATTATTAGCGATCGCAACACTTTTTTTAGGGATTAATTACTTTTTGTTCATGCAGGGTTTAGCGCTGACATCACCTGCTAATGCTGAAGTTCTCATTCAATTATCTAGCCTTTTATTAGGTTTTGGAGGATTAGTTATTTTTAAAGAACGTTACCGACTATATCAATGGATTGGTGTAAGTGTAATGATTTGCGGTTATCTTTTATTTTTTCGGGAACAACTCACAAATTTAATTACAGCACATGGCACTTATATACTTGGTAGTTTCTTGATTGCACTAGGATCGGTAGCATGGGCTATTTATGCTTTGGCACAAAAGCAATTATTACAATCTTTATCTTCCCCTAGTATTATGCTGATTATTTACGGAGGCTGTGCTTTATTATTCACTCCTCTAGCTAGAGTAAAATCACTTTTTATACTTGATGGGTTTCATTTAGAAATGTTGTTTTTTTGTGCTTTGAATACTTTAATCGCTTACGGTGCTTTTGCCGAATCATTAGAACACTGGGAAGCATCAAGAGTCAGTGCAGTAATCGCTCTAGCTCCCATTGTGACATTAATATCAGTTGTAGTTGTATCAGTTATTGCACCTTCTTTAATAGCACCAGAACATTTCACTTTCATCGCAATATTAGGAGCAGGTTTAGTAGTTACAGGTTCAGTAGCGATCGCCTTGGGAAAAGCTGATTAA
- a CDS encoding fatty acid desaturase: protein MTANFGAIAPERGNSPRLSWTNVVFFATFHALALLAPWFFSWSALALLVFLHWLFGSIGICLGYHRLLSHKSFQVPKWLEYAIALIGALALQGGPIFWVGGHRQHHAHTEDINLDPYSAQRGFWWSHILWIFYPRPEFFDYETYKKYAPDLARQPFYCWLDRYFLLLQIPFGLLLYALGGWPFVFYGVFLRCVLLWHSTWFVNSASHLWGYRTFDANDGARNLWWVSLVTYGEGWHNNHHTYPHMAKSGLSWWEIDVTWWSILALQTLGLAKKVVSRPPQGATHG from the coding sequence ATGACCGCAAATTTTGGGGCGATCGCCCCTGAGAGAGGCAACTCACCTCGACTCAGTTGGACAAATGTGGTATTTTTTGCTACATTTCATGCTTTAGCACTTCTGGCTCCTTGGTTTTTTTCCTGGTCAGCATTAGCTTTGCTAGTGTTTCTGCACTGGTTATTCGGGAGTATTGGTATTTGCCTGGGATATCACCGATTACTGAGTCATAAAAGTTTCCAAGTTCCTAAGTGGTTAGAGTATGCGATCGCCCTCATTGGAGCGCTGGCTTTGCAAGGCGGGCCAATTTTTTGGGTAGGTGGACACCGCCAGCATCACGCCCACACAGAAGACATCAATTTAGATCCCTATTCTGCCCAAAGAGGATTTTGGTGGAGTCATATACTATGGATTTTCTACCCACGTCCAGAATTTTTTGACTATGAAACCTATAAAAAATATGCTCCTGACTTAGCAAGACAACCTTTTTATTGCTGGCTGGATCGCTACTTCTTACTGTTGCAAATACCCTTCGGGCTGCTGCTTTATGCCTTGGGAGGATGGCCTTTTGTGTTCTATGGAGTATTTCTCAGATGTGTTTTGCTTTGGCACTCAACCTGGTTTGTGAACTCAGCATCACATCTGTGGGGTTATCGCACCTTTGATGCTAATGATGGGGCTCGTAATCTTTGGTGGGTATCTCTCGTCACTTATGGAGAAGGATGGCACAACAACCATCATACCTATCCCCACATGGCGAAATCTGGGTTATCTTGGTGGGAAATAGATGTTACTTGGTGGAGCATCTTAGCTTTGCAGACTTTGGGTTTAGCCAAAAAAGTTGTCTCGCGTCCTCCTCAAGGTGCAACTCACGGCTAA
- a CDS encoding alpha/beta hydrolase translates to MNSLFGNWASTLRKNSLLLVLSMVLPTFGISNYVLAAERIYASYSALELSISVSTLENYAKTGVINEDLAAYQQYLPLEQLQELRRILLNRVKVTPVVVSQLLYTPQGEFLLHRLAQVIINKSSQPKTEFSALRSALILASGESGGLTLLNVLRKYPSSSIRLDVAETLEISTELEKLVNQTHRAIAAVSQKSKIEAATISQPNFSQLPDLQVLGKLKSQKYILKFFDSRRNRLLLTDVYIPNVQNAAPVIVISHGLGLDSSNFQYLATHLASYGFAVVVPNHPGSDAKQLRSLLNGHAIEVAEPGEFQDRPMDITYILNQLEKGNQSDSRFKGRLNLQQVGVFGQSLGGYTALALAGAKINFEQLKQDCQPAALQNTWNMSLLLQCRALELSSKSDKDYNLRDERVKAAIAVNPVTSSIFGKAGLSQIKTPVMIVGSSDDTVAPALSEQILPFSWLTNSQKYLVILVGGTHFSTIGNGNPTNQQVALPADMIGDASQARRYMNVLSLPFFQTYIVGKSQYTPYLNAGYTQSISSKSLGLSLVKSLNTTELTQLLDIKGAKTAKKNSPTP, encoded by the coding sequence ATGAATAGTTTGTTTGGTAATTGGGCCAGCACCCTCAGAAAAAATTCCCTATTGCTGGTTCTTTCAATGGTGCTGCCAACATTTGGAATTAGTAATTATGTCTTGGCAGCAGAGCGGATTTATGCATCTTATTCAGCTTTAGAGCTTTCCATTTCAGTCTCCACTTTAGAGAACTACGCTAAAACAGGTGTAATTAACGAAGACTTGGCAGCTTATCAGCAATATCTGCCTCTAGAACAGCTTCAAGAATTGCGGCGGATTTTGCTTAATCGTGTAAAAGTTACTCCGGTAGTAGTTTCGCAACTTCTCTACACACCGCAAGGAGAATTTTTGCTGCATCGGTTGGCGCAAGTGATTATAAATAAATCTTCTCAGCCAAAAACAGAATTTAGTGCCTTGCGTTCAGCGCTAATTTTAGCTTCTGGTGAATCGGGAGGGTTGACACTTTTGAATGTGTTGCGGAAATATCCCAGCAGCAGCATTCGCCTTGATGTCGCCGAGACTTTGGAAATATCTACGGAATTGGAGAAACTTGTTAACCAAACCCATCGGGCGATCGCAGCAGTTTCCCAAAAGTCTAAAATAGAAGCTGCTACCATTTCCCAACCAAATTTCTCGCAATTACCCGATTTACAGGTTCTGGGAAAATTGAAGTCGCAAAAATACATCCTGAAGTTTTTCGACTCAAGACGCAATCGGCTTCTATTGACTGACGTTTACATTCCCAATGTGCAAAATGCTGCACCAGTAATTGTCATTTCTCACGGTTTGGGTTTAGATAGCAGCAACTTTCAATATTTAGCCACTCATCTAGCTTCATACGGATTTGCCGTTGTCGTTCCCAATCATCCTGGTAGTGATGCTAAACAATTACGTTCTCTGTTAAATGGACACGCCATTGAAGTAGCAGAACCAGGAGAATTTCAAGACCGACCAATGGACATAACATATATCTTGAATCAATTGGAAAAAGGTAATCAATCTGATTCACGGTTTAAAGGTCGCTTAAATCTGCAACAAGTCGGAGTATTTGGTCAATCTTTGGGAGGCTATACAGCCTTAGCCTTAGCAGGCGCTAAAATCAACTTTGAGCAGCTAAAACAAGACTGTCAACCAGCAGCACTACAAAATACCTGGAATATGTCTTTACTGCTCCAGTGTCGCGCTTTGGAATTGAGTAGCAAGTCTGACAAGGATTATAACTTGCGCGATGAGAGAGTGAAAGCTGCGATCGCAGTTAATCCCGTTACTAGTTCGATTTTCGGTAAAGCTGGCTTAAGTCAAATCAAAACTCCAGTAATGATTGTCGGCAGTAGTGATGATACAGTTGCACCAGCTTTATCTGAGCAAATTTTACCTTTCTCCTGGTTGACAAATTCACAAAAGTATCTCGTCATACTTGTAGGTGGCACTCACTTTTCCACCATTGGTAATGGTAATCCTACAAATCAACAAGTAGCATTACCGGCCGATATGATTGGTGATGCTTCTCAAGCGCGTCGTTATATGAATGTTTTGAGTTTACCTTTCTTCCAAACATACATTGTCGGAAAGTCACAATACACCCCCTACCTAAATGCAGGCTACACTCAAAGCATTTCTAGTAAGTCGCTTGGCTTGAGTCTCGTCAAGTCATTGAATACAACCGAATTAACTCAATTGCTGGATATTAAAGGAGCCAAAACCGCAAAAAAAAACTCCCCAACACCATAG
- the aroC gene encoding chorismate synthase, whose translation MGNTFGHLFRITTFGESHGGSVGVVIDGCPPQLEISAAEIQVELDRRRPGQSKITTPRKEADTCEILSGVFEGKTLGTPIAILVRNKDARSQDYDEMAEKYRPSHADATYDAKYGIRNWQGGGRSSARETIGRVAAGAIAKKILRQVANVEVIAYVKRIKDLEGVVDPNTVTLEQVESNIVRCPDAECSDRMIELIEQVGRQGDSIGGVVECVARNVPKGLGEPVFDKLEADIAKGVMSLPASKGFEIGSGFGGTLLTGIEHNDEYYIDENGEIRTVTNRSGGIQGGISNGENIILRVAFKPTATIRKEQKTVTREGEETLLAAKGRHDPCVLPRAVPMVEAMVALVLCDHLLRHHGQCKVL comes from the coding sequence ATGGGCAACACTTTTGGTCATCTATTTCGCATCACTACTTTTGGTGAATCTCACGGCGGCAGTGTGGGGGTTGTGATTGATGGTTGTCCTCCACAACTAGAAATTTCGGCAGCAGAAATTCAAGTAGAACTAGATAGAAGGCGTCCGGGACAAAGTAAAATTACGACCCCTCGTAAAGAAGCCGATACTTGTGAGATTTTATCAGGGGTATTTGAAGGCAAAACACTAGGAACGCCCATAGCAATTTTGGTACGGAACAAAGATGCTCGTTCGCAAGACTACGACGAGATGGCCGAGAAGTATCGCCCTTCTCATGCGGATGCAACTTATGATGCAAAATATGGCATTCGCAATTGGCAAGGTGGGGGGAGATCGTCAGCGCGTGAGACAATTGGCAGAGTAGCAGCAGGTGCGATCGCTAAAAAAATTCTTCGTCAAGTTGCCAATGTCGAAGTTATCGCTTACGTTAAGCGCATCAAAGACTTGGAAGGTGTAGTTGATCCCAACACTGTTACCTTAGAACAGGTTGAAAGCAACATCGTCCGTTGTCCCGATGCTGAATGTAGCGATCGCATGATTGAATTAATCGAGCAAGTTGGTAGACAGGGTGATTCTATCGGCGGTGTCGTAGAATGTGTGGCGCGTAATGTACCGAAAGGTTTGGGCGAACCAGTATTTGATAAATTAGAAGCTGATATCGCTAAGGGTGTTATGTCTCTCCCTGCTAGCAAAGGCTTTGAAATTGGTTCCGGTTTTGGGGGGACGCTGTTAACCGGAATTGAGCATAACGACGAATATTATATTGATGAAAATGGGGAAATTCGCACTGTAACTAACCGTTCTGGTGGTATTCAGGGGGGAATTTCCAACGGAGAAAATATCATTTTACGAGTTGCATTTAAGCCAACGGCGACAATTAGAAAAGAGCAAAAGACAGTAACTCGTGAAGGTGAAGAAACCCTATTAGCAGCAAAAGGGCGGCACGATCCTTGTGTGTTACCGCGTGCAGTTCCAATGGTTGAGGCGATGGTAGCCCTGGTATTATGCGATCATTTGTTACGGCATCATGGACAGTGTAAGGTGTTGTGA
- a CDS encoding cytochrome c peroxidase — translation MGIIPIISLVIFIASLSIYLLLTARSQFLLKSLITKIKRQEWRFRYSKLKYLRSRFLKTITIAALIMAAVIAGNTVSAQVTPPPLASLKSVSVPQPDNLGDFVKDKVAAIKLGKALFWDMQVGSDGETSCASCHFHAGADNRSKNQINPGLLRINTDGTANPDTIFNVGGLPNYQLKPEDFPFHKLSNPNDPTTLISDKNDVSSSQGAFNTKFVDVIPGNAQDKVTNEPDPVFNVGGINVRQVQGRNTPTVINAAFNFRNFWDGRAQNIFNGVNPFGLRDPNASVVKAENPNQPKFVKISLNNSSLASQALGPPLSSTELSANGRTFQEIGDKFGRLSNGKKLPRKLGKKLFALRPLGKQIVHPQDSVLGRDSRWPKPGLKDRTYEQMIQDAFKPEWWKSNRLIQVDAQGQRNIVKRPDRSLETNEYTLTEYNFSLFFGLAIQLYESTLIANDTPFDRFLEGNTTALTPQQQKGKQIFEGKGLCIGCHVGSELTAASVSSVAKDGRIKRAPFGARSPEDNGFFNIGVRPAIEDPALGGNDGLFGNGQGNPLSEARLALLGKFQLLLGENPPILTPPLNSSETAFANGAFKAPGLRNVELTAPYFHNGGQATLEQVVDFYNRGGDFGVLPPLNLSQEEKQQLVAFLKGLTDERVRYDKAPFDHPQLFVPNGHPGNSTSVPNDGTGKAKDSLLEIPAVGRNGGSGSPNFLN, via the coding sequence ATGGGGATTATACCCATAATTAGCTTAGTAATTTTCATTGCTAGTTTATCAATTTACTTGCTGTTGACTGCAAGAAGTCAATTTTTGCTCAAATCTTTAATTACAAAAATAAAGCGGCAAGAGTGGAGATTTAGATATAGCAAGCTTAAGTACCTGAGATCGAGATTTTTAAAGACTATAACAATTGCTGCCCTGATTATGGCAGCAGTAATAGCTGGAAATACTGTATCAGCCCAAGTCACGCCACCACCTCTAGCCTCGCTAAAAAGCGTATCGGTTCCACAGCCTGACAACCTTGGAGACTTCGTAAAAGACAAAGTAGCCGCCATCAAGCTAGGAAAAGCTCTTTTCTGGGATATGCAGGTTGGGAGCGATGGAGAAACTTCCTGTGCTAGTTGCCACTTTCATGCTGGAGCCGACAATAGATCCAAAAATCAGATCAATCCTGGGCTTTTGCGAATTAACACCGATGGGACAGCCAATCCAGATACAATTTTTAATGTAGGCGGACTACCAAACTACCAGCTAAAGCCGGAAGATTTCCCATTCCACAAGCTGTCAAACCCAAACGATCCTACGACTCTTATATCTGACAAAAACGATGTCAGTTCCTCTCAGGGAGCCTTCAATACAAAGTTTGTTGATGTCATACCTGGTAATGCACAAGACAAAGTAACAAACGAGCCAGATCCGGTGTTTAATGTGGGCGGTATAAATGTACGCCAAGTCCAAGGGCGTAACACGCCAACTGTAATTAATGCAGCATTTAACTTCCGCAATTTCTGGGACGGAAGGGCACAAAACATCTTTAATGGGGTGAATCCCTTCGGTTTAAGAGATCCTAACGCCTCTGTTGTCAAAGCCGAGAACCCAAATCAGCCTAAATTTGTCAAAATCAGTCTGAATAATTCGTCTTTGGCTTCTCAGGCGCTCGGCCCACCACTCAGTTCTACCGAATTGTCCGCCAATGGTCGTACTTTTCAAGAAATTGGTGATAAGTTCGGACGACTTAGTAATGGTAAAAAGCTCCCCCGAAAACTTGGGAAAAAGTTATTTGCTCTCAGACCTTTAGGTAAGCAAATAGTGCATCCACAAGACAGCGTTTTAGGTCGAGATAGTAGGTGGCCCAAACCCGGACTCAAAGATAGAACTTATGAGCAGATGATTCAAGATGCCTTCAAGCCAGAGTGGTGGAAGTCTAATCGACTCATCCAAGTTGATGCTCAAGGTCAACGAAATATTGTCAAGAGGCCCGATCGCTCCTTGGAGACTAATGAGTACACATTGACTGAGTACAACTTCTCGCTATTCTTTGGGCTGGCAATTCAGCTGTACGAGTCTACACTTATTGCCAATGATACGCCCTTCGATCGCTTCTTGGAAGGAAACACTACTGCTTTAACCCCGCAGCAGCAAAAAGGGAAACAAATATTTGAGGGGAAAGGGCTGTGTATTGGTTGTCACGTTGGATCGGAATTAACAGCTGCTTCAGTAAGCAGCGTGGCTAAAGACGGACGAATCAAACGTGCGCCGTTCGGAGCAAGATCCCCGGAAGACAATGGCTTCTTCAATATCGGCGTTAGACCTGCCATAGAAGACCCAGCTTTGGGTGGTAATGACGGTTTGTTTGGTAACGGTCAAGGTAATCCGCTTTCAGAAGCACGATTGGCTCTGTTGGGCAAATTTCAGCTTCTCCTTGGCGAAAATCCTCCCATTCTCACTCCACCATTGAATTCTAGTGAAACTGCGTTTGCAAACGGAGCCTTCAAAGCACCTGGACTTCGCAATGTGGAACTCACCGCTCCCTATTTCCACAATGGAGGTCAGGCAACCTTAGAACAAGTGGTTGATTTTTATAATCGGGGTGGTGATTTTGGCGTTCTTCCTCCACTGAACCTTTCACAGGAAGAAAAACAGCAATTGGTCGCCTTTTTAAAAGGACTAACTGATGAGCGAGTTAGGTATGATAAAGCGCCTTTTGACCACCCGCAACTGTTTGTCCCCAATGGACATCCAGGTAATTCTACATCTGTTCCCAATGACGGTACTGGCAAAGCTAAAGATAGTCTACTAGAAATTCCTGCTGTTGGTAGGAATGGTGGTAGCGGTAGTCCAAATTTCTTGAACTAA